A genomic stretch from Terriglobales bacterium includes:
- a CDS encoding TraR/DksA family transcriptional regulator, protein MEKKRVEQFKKRLETRQQELRRVVSRTEQDGRSADEEVAQDIADKAANSYTKEFLFHQSNSDRHTLQLVENALDRIRTGAFGQCISCGADINVKRLEAVPWTRYCIACQEKVEQGHLEETGD, encoded by the coding sequence ATGGAAAAGAAACGGGTCGAACAGTTCAAGAAGCGGCTGGAAACCAGGCAGCAGGAGCTGCGGCGGGTGGTCTCGCGCACCGAGCAGGATGGCCGCTCCGCCGATGAAGAGGTGGCGCAGGACATCGCCGACAAGGCCGCCAACTCCTACACCAAGGAGTTCCTCTTCCACCAGAGCAACAGCGATCGCCACACCCTGCAACTGGTGGAGAATGCTCTGGACCGCATCCGCACCGGCGCCTTCGGGCAGTGCATCTCCTGCGGCGCCGACATCAACGTCAAGCGCCTGGAAGCTGTGCCCTGGACGCGCTACTGCATCGCCTGCCAGGAGAAGGTGGAGCAGGGACACCTGGAAGAGACCGGGGACTGA